The Sebastes fasciatus isolate fSebFas1 chromosome 4, fSebFas1.pri, whole genome shotgun sequence genome window below encodes:
- the rassf9 gene encoding ras association domain-containing protein 9 yields the protein MAPFGKNFLKARQKNRTKDAEPVEGKEIQVTVCNEDKVVCGVTKHTTCVDMIHALLEDHKSVPESKRLLHGEPKDFCLVERWKGFERALPPLTRILRLWYAWGDQRPFIQFTLVKTSDFVPQNFQRGGKSKGAKPKRWEHGQPLPVERQKRMVKKAFRKLEKLHKESKSTLGVDEVDRMVLLILNQDQTIREQIQRMREVDLDIEQFELQVQKEAESESSLAQACGQGLEAHSGEQLQEYLYTSDGVEQLELQVQNHLELILQLSRDIDAELRRANFPQSQYEDGEQEGAAAASWIPSETDESFYAAELERLRDEVKHSLFTGMSLHNQTAEIDKQLKCYDATLVSKDQECWQLAAQLSSLQIGDRGEEEKSGVVPLKSEIQCSVSQTVKLKHSLSPLDVTDTDSDTGISSTHSQDSLSPCLDFPPPLDTDV from the exons ATGGCTCCGTTTGGAAAAAACTTCCTGAAAGCTCGACAGAAAAACAG GACAAAAGATGCCGAGCCTGTGGAAGGAAAGGAGATCCAGGTCACGGTCTGCAACGAGGACAAGGTTGTCTGTGGAGTAACGAAGCACAcgacatgtgtagatatgattCATGCGTTACTGGAAGATCACAAGTCAGTCCCGGAGAGCAAGCGGCTGCTGCACGGGGAGCCCAAAGACTTCTGTCTCGTTGAGCGGTGGAAGGGGTTTGAGAGAGCGTTGCCTCCTCTCACCAGAATCCTGAGACTCTGGTATGCCTGGGGGGACCAGAGACCCTTCATCCAGTTTACTCTGGTCAAAACCAGCGATTTTGTGCCTCAGAACTTCCAGAGAGGTGGAAAGTCCAAGGGGGCCAAGCCAAAGCGATGGGAGCACGGTCAGCCCCTGCCGGTGGAGAGGCAAAAGCGAATGGTGAAGAAAGCCTTCCGGAAGCTGGAAAAGCTTCACAAGGAGAGCAAGAGCACCCTGGGCGTTGACGAGGTCGACCGGATGGTGCTGCTTATACTAAACCAGGACCAAACCATCCGGGAGCAGATCCAGCGCATGAGGGAGGTGGATTTAGACATCGAGCAGTTTGAGCTGCAAGTGCAGAAGGAAGCCGAGTCTGAGAGTTCCTTGGCTCAGGCTTGCGGTCAGGGTTTGGAGGCGCACAGCGGCGAGCAGCTGCAGGAGTACCTGTACACCAGCGATGGAGTCGAACAGCTTGAGCTGCAGGTTCAGAATCACCTGGAACTCATCCTCCAGCTGTCCCGGGACATAGACGCTGAGCTGAGGAGGGCCAACTTCCCTCAGAGCCAGTATGAGGACGGTGAACAGGAAGGAGCCGCGGCTGCTTCCTGGATCCCCTCGGAGACAGACGAATCGTTCTACGCCGCTGAACTCGAGAGGCTGCGGGACGAAGTGAAACACAGCCTCTTCACCGGCATGTCCCTCCACAACCAAACTGCGGAAATAGACAAGCAGCTGAAGTGCTATGACGCTACGCTGGTCTCCAAGGATCAGGAGTGCTGGCAGCTGGCTGCCCAGCTGAGCTCATTGCAAATAGGggacagaggagaagaggagaagtcTGGCGTTGTCCCTCTGAAAAGTGAGATTCAGTGCAGCGTCTCACAGACGGTGAAACTCAAACACAGCCTGTCCCCTCTAGACGTTAcagacacagactcagacaCTGGGATTAGTTCCACACACAGTCAGGACTCACTGTCACCGTGTCTCGACTTCCCTCCCCCGCTGGACACAGACGTTTGA